One Dunckerocampus dactyliophorus isolate RoL2022-P2 chromosome 18, RoL_Ddac_1.1, whole genome shotgun sequence genomic region harbors:
- the tbc1d17 gene encoding TBC1 domain family member 17: MEQNNDDYKLIFEKEGVYLHTNAKRSNQDTSIPGFIRIVERAGVPALEWSPLEDEGRTAPAVLYTKKDGEAGEEDTNFDPGYEPDWAVISTVKKDREHVPVKESGQWSFSLPLSELYSLRRARFSLGRNFLVLTSRGGHPLPPLHFHRGGSRELLRALSRYIVLDQSPVDGRLFLAYPQDPNALSQSFDKLHLFDDGSDLVSRFIQDPYATTFGGFSKVTNFFRVALRPPDSPLHQRDAQDSSMAPQFDEEPGFELITCGVELGPKPAVSRGQPLDKWEEFLDPEGRVKNPESVKELVFRGGITPSLRKEVWKFLLGFYPWSSTRREREDILRVKTDEYFRMKVQWKSVSEEQEMRNSLLRGYRNLIERDVNRTDRHNTFFSGNDNPGLALLHDVLMTYCMYNFDLGYVQGMSDLLSPLLFVTQNEVESFWCLTGFMELVHHNFEESQEAMKQQLLQLSILLKALDPELCDFLDSQDSGSLCFCFRWLLIWFKREFSFEDILTMWEVMWTRLPCDNFHLLIACAILQSQRGELIGSDHDFNTILKHINELTMKLDLQSTLRGAEAIYLQLLQCKELPLKVQEVLGLYVPSSSEDESPDSQGSETQRLLGQSQVGPASGDAACAPPPSPSPPRL, translated from the exons ATGGAGCAAAACAATGATGATTACAAG CTGATATTTGAGAAGGAGGGAGTGTACCTGCACACCAACGCCAAGAGGAGCAACCAGGACACCAGCATTCCCGGGTTCATCCGCATTGTAGAGCGG GCTGGGGTGCCAGCTTTGGAATGGAGTCCGCTGGAGGATGAAGGCCGCACTGCTCCCGCTGTACTCTACACCAAAAAG GATGGAGAAGCAGGAGAGGAGGACACAAACTTTGATCCCGGCTATGAGCCAGACTGGGCAGTCATCAGCACTGTGAAGAAAGACAGAGAACATGTCCCCGTCAAAGAGTCAG GTCAATGGTCCTTCTCCCTGCCTCTGTCGGAGCTCTACTCCCTGAGGAGGGCCCGTTTCTCCCTGGGTCGAAACTTCCTGgtgttgaccagcagaggggGCCACCCGCTGCCTCCTTTGCACTTCCACAGGGGAGGAAGCAGGGAGCTGCTGCGCGCCCTTAGCCGCTACATCGTCCTGGACCA GTCTCCTGTTGATGGGCGTCTCTTCCTGGCCTACCCTCAAGACCCAAATGCTCTTTCTCAGTCCTTTGATAAGCTGCACCTCTTTGACGATGGCTCAGATCTCGTATCG AGATTCATCCAGGACCCCTATGCAACTACGTTTGGTGGATTCTCCAAAGTCACCAACTTCTTCAGAGTGGCTCTCCGGCCTCCAGATTCCCCGCTGCATCAACGAGATGCTCAGGATTCAAGTATGGCCCCTCAGTTTGACGAGGAGCCTGGCTTTGAGCTCATCACATGT GGGGTGGAGCTCGGCCCCAAGCCAGCTGTAAGCAGAGGTCAACCTCTGGACAAATGGGAGGAGTTCCTTGACCCCGAGGGTCGCGTGAAGAACCCAGAGAGCGTCAAAGAGCTCGTCTTCCGAGGG GGCATCACACCGTCGTTGCGGAAGGAGGTGTGGAAGTTCCTCCTGGGCTTTTATCCGTGGAGCAGCACTCGCAGAGAGCGGGAGGACATTTTACGGGTCAAAAC TGACGAGTACTTCAGGATGAAAGTACAGTGGAAGTCCGTCAGTGAGGAGCAGGAAATGAGGAACTCGCTCCTCAGGGGATACAGAAATCTGATTG AGCGAGACGTGAACAGGACAGACAGACACAACACCTTCTTCTCCGGGAATGACAATCCAGGACTGGCTCTCCTCCATGACGTGCTGATGACCTACTGCATGTACAACTTTGATCTGG GGTACGTGCAGGGCATGAGCGACCTCCTGTCGCCTCTGCTGTTTGTCACCCAGAACGAAGTGGAGTCCTTCTGGTGTCTGACGGGCTTCATGGAGCTGGTG CACCACAACTTTGAAGAGTCCCAGGAGGCCATGAagcagcagctccttcagctcAGCATCCTGTTAAAGGCTCTGGACCCAGAACTCTGCGACTTCCTGG ACTCTCAGGACAGCGGCTCCCTTTGCTTCTGTTTCCGCTGGCTGCTCATCTGGTTTAAGAGAGAATTCTCCTTTGAGGACATCCTCACAATGTGGGAG GTGATGTGGACCCGTCTGCCCTGCGACAACTTCCACCTCCTGATCGCCTGCGCCATCCTGCAGTCGCAGAGAGGAGAGCTGATTGGCTCCGACCACGACTTCAACACTATCCTGAAG CACATTAACGAGCTCACCATGAAGTTGGACCTGCAGAGCACCCTGCGTGGAGCGGAGGCCATCTACCTGCAGCTACTTCAGTGTAAG GAGCTCCCCCTCAAGGTGCAGGAGGTTCTGGGCCTCTACGTGCCGTCCAGCTCCGAAGACGAGAGCCCCGACTCCCAGGGCAGCGAGACACAGCGTCTCCTCGGCCAATCTCAAGTCGGACCCGCGTCCGGTGATGCCGCCTgcgctcctcctccttctccctcTCCCCCCCGCCTGTAA